One genomic segment of Mauremys mutica isolate MM-2020 ecotype Southern chromosome 10, ASM2049712v1, whole genome shotgun sequence includes these proteins:
- the LOC123378551 gene encoding uncharacterized protein LOC123378551 isoform X3, which yields MRKFPQKKKFLLLFLEKRNLLQLKCLRCPRKLSQKKKCKLLCLKNQNLLLYLKNQNPLLCLKNRNFHQPKCLRCPRKLSQKRKYLLLYLKSQKLHQLKCLRCPRKLSQKRKYQLLKSQNLHQLKCLRCPRKSQRRKYPLLCLKNQKSHQPKCLRCPRKLPQKRKKYRLLCLKSQKLHQLKCLRYQRKWSQKRKYQLLCLKNQNLRQLKCLRCQRRLLLKKKYQLKSLRNQNLHQLKCLRCPRKWSQKRKYQLTYLKNQNLHQLKCLRCPRKLSQKRKYPLLYQKYQNLHQLEYLRCLRQLSQKKKSLWLCLKKQNFHQQKYLRCPGKLSQKKKCLCLKKQNLLLCLRNQNLHQLKCLRSPRKLSQKKKCLCLKKQNLLLCLRNQNLHQLKCLRCPRKLSQKKKYLCLKKQNLLLCLRNQNLYQEKCLKCPRKLSQKRKCLKNQNLHLLKSLKSP from the exons ATGAGGAAATTCCCCCAGAAGAAAAAGTTTCTGCTGCTATTCCTAGAAAAGAGGAATCTCCTCCAGCTAAAG TGCCTGAGGTGTCCAAGAAAGCTGTCCCAGAAGAAAAAGTGCAAATTGCTGTGCCTAAAAAACCAGAACCTATTGCTGTACCTAAAAAACCAGAACCCCTTGCTGTGCCTAAAAAACCGGAACTTCCACCAGCCAAAG TGCCTGAGGTGCCCAAGAAAGCTGTCCCAGAAGAGAAAGTACCTGTTGCTGTACCTAAAAAGCCAGAAGCTCCACCAGCTAAAG TGCCTGAGGTGCCCAAGAAAGCTGTCCCAGAAGAGAAAATACCAGTTGCTAAAAAGCCAGAACCTCCACCAGCTAAAG TGCCTGAGGTGCCCAAGGAAGTCCCAGAGGAGAAAGTACCCATTGCTGTGCCTAAAAAACCAGAAGTCCCACCAGCCAAAG TGCCTGAGGTGCCCAAGAAAGCTGCCCCAGAAGAGAAAAAAGTACCGGTTGCTGTGCCTAAAAAGCCAGAAGCTCCACCAGCTAAAG tgcctGAGGTACCAAAGAAAGTGGTCCCAGAAGAGAAAATACCAGTTGCTGTGCCTAAAAAACCAGAACCTCCGCCAGCTAAAG tgcctGAGGTGCCAAAGAAGGTTGTTATTGAAGAAAAAGTACCAGTTGAAGAGCCTGAGAAACCAGAACCTCCACCAGCTAAAG TGCCTGAGGTGCCCAAGAAAGTGGTCCCAGAAAAGAAAGTACCAGTTGACGTACCTAAAAAACCAGAACCTCCACCAGCTAAAG TGCCTGAGGTGCCCAAGAAAGCTGTCCCAGAAGAGAAAGTACCCGTTGCTGTACCAAAAATATCAGAACCTCCACCAGCTAGAG TACCTGAGATGCCTGAGACAACTGTCCCAGAAGAAGAAGTCCCTCTGGCTGTGCCTAAAAAAACAGAACTTCCACCAGCAAAAG TACCTGAGGTGCCCAGGAAAACTGTCCCAGAAGAAAAAGTGCCTGTGCCTAAAAAAACAGAACCTACTCCTGTGCCTAAGAAACCAGAACCTCCACCAGCTAAAG TGCCTGAGGTCCCCAAGAAAACTGTCCCAGAAGAAAAAGTGCCTGTGCCTAAAAAAACAGAACCTACTGCTGTGCCTAAGAAACCAGAACCTCCACCAGCTAAAG TGCCTGAGGTGCCCAAGAAAACTGTCCCAGAAGAAAAAGTACCTGTGCCTAAAAAAACAGAACCTACTGCTGTGCCTAAGAAACCAGAACCTCTACCAGGAAAAG TGCCTGAAGTGCCCAAGAAAGCTGTCCCAGAAGAGAAAGTGCCTAAAAAACCAGAACTTGCACCTGCTAAAG TCCCTGAAGTCACCATGA
- the LOC123378551 gene encoding uncharacterized protein LOC123378551 isoform X1: MRKFPQKKKFLLLFLEKRNLLQLKCLRCPRKLSQKKKCKLLCLKNQNLLLYLKNQNPLLCLKNRNFHQPKCLRCPRKLSQKRKYLLLYLKSQKLHQLKCLRCPRKLSQKRKYQLLKSQNLHQLKCLRCPRKSQRRKYPLLCLKNQKSHQPKCLRCPRKLPQKRKKYRLLCLKSQKLHQLKCLRYQRKWSQKRKYQLLCLKNQNLRQLKCLRCQRRLLLKKKYQLKSLRNQNLHQLKCLRCPRKWSQKRKYQLTYLKNQNLHQLKCLRCPRKLSQKRKYPLLYQKYQNLHQLEYLRCLRQLSQKKKSLWLCLKKQNFHQQKCLRCPRKLSQKRKYLLLCLKNQNLPQLKYLRCPGKLSQKKKCLCLKKQNLLLCLRNQNLHQLKCLRSPRKLSQKKKCLCLKKQNLLLCLRNQNLHQLKCLRCPRKLSQKKKYLCLKKQNLLLCLRNQNLYQEKCLKCPRKLSQKRKCLKNQNLHLLKSLKSP, encoded by the exons ATGAGGAAATTCCCCCAGAAGAAAAAGTTTCTGCTGCTATTCCTAGAAAAGAGGAATCTCCTCCAGCTAAAG TGCCTGAGGTGTCCAAGAAAGCTGTCCCAGAAGAAAAAGTGCAAATTGCTGTGCCTAAAAAACCAGAACCTATTGCTGTACCTAAAAAACCAGAACCCCTTGCTGTGCCTAAAAAACCGGAACTTCCACCAGCCAAAG TGCCTGAGGTGCCCAAGAAAGCTGTCCCAGAAGAGAAAGTACCTGTTGCTGTACCTAAAAAGCCAGAAGCTCCACCAGCTAAAG TGCCTGAGGTGCCCAAGAAAGCTGTCCCAGAAGAGAAAATACCAGTTGCTAAAAAGCCAGAACCTCCACCAGCTAAAG TGCCTGAGGTGCCCAAGGAAGTCCCAGAGGAGAAAGTACCCATTGCTGTGCCTAAAAAACCAGAAGTCCCACCAGCCAAAG TGCCTGAGGTGCCCAAGAAAGCTGCCCCAGAAGAGAAAAAAGTACCGGTTGCTGTGCCTAAAAAGCCAGAAGCTCCACCAGCTAAAG tgcctGAGGTACCAAAGAAAGTGGTCCCAGAAGAGAAAATACCAGTTGCTGTGCCTAAAAAACCAGAACCTCCGCCAGCTAAAG tgcctGAGGTGCCAAAGAAGGTTGTTATTGAAGAAAAAGTACCAGTTGAAGAGCCTGAGAAACCAGAACCTCCACCAGCTAAAG TGCCTGAGGTGCCCAAGAAAGTGGTCCCAGAAAAGAAAGTACCAGTTGACGTACCTAAAAAACCAGAACCTCCACCAGCTAAAG TGCCTGAGGTGCCCAAGAAAGCTGTCCCAGAAGAGAAAGTACCCGTTGCTGTACCAAAAATATCAGAACCTCCACCAGCTAGAG TACCTGAGATGCCTGAGACAACTGTCCCAGAAGAAGAAGTCCCTCTGGCTGTGCCTAAAAAAACAGAACTTCCACCAGCAAAAG TGCCTGAGGTGCCCAAGAAAGCTGTCCCAGAAGAGAAAATACCTATTGCTGTGCCTAAAAAACCAGAACCTCCCCCAGCTAAAG TACCTGAGGTGCCCAGGAAAACTGTCCCAGAAGAAAAAGTGCCTGTGCCTAAAAAAACAGAACCTACTCCTGTGCCTAAGAAACCAGAACCTCCACCAGCTAAAG TGCCTGAGGTCCCCAAGAAAACTGTCCCAGAAGAAAAAGTGCCTGTGCCTAAAAAAACAGAACCTACTGCTGTGCCTAAGAAACCAGAACCTCCACCAGCTAAAG TGCCTGAGGTGCCCAAGAAAACTGTCCCAGAAGAAAAAGTACCTGTGCCTAAAAAAACAGAACCTACTGCTGTGCCTAAGAAACCAGAACCTCTACCAGGAAAAG TGCCTGAAGTGCCCAAGAAAGCTGTCCCAGAAGAGAAAGTGCCTAAAAAACCAGAACTTGCACCTGCTAAAG TCCCTGAAGTCACCATGA
- the LOC123378551 gene encoding uncharacterized protein LOC123378551 isoform X6, with protein sequence MRKFPQKKKFLLLFLEKRNLLQLKCLRCPRKLSQKKKCKLLCLKNQNLLLYLKNQNPLLCLKNRNFHQPKCLRCPRKLPQKRKKYRLLCLKSQKLHQLKCLRYQRKWSQKRKYQLLCLKNQNLRQLKCLRCQRRLLLKKKYQLKSLRNQNLHQLKCLRCPRKWSQKRKYQLTYLKNQNLHQLKCLRCPRKLSQKRKYPLLYQKYQNLHQLEYLRCLRQLSQKKKSLWLCLKKQNFHQQKCLRCPRKLSQKRKYLLLCLKNQNLPQLKYLRCPGKLSQKKKCLCLKKQNLLLCLRNQNLHQLKCLRSPRKLSQKKKCLCLKKQNLLLCLRNQNLHQLKCLRCPRKLSQKKKYLCLKKQNLLLCLRNQNLYQEKCLKCPRKLSQKRKCLKNQNLHLLKSLKSP encoded by the exons ATGAGGAAATTCCCCCAGAAGAAAAAGTTTCTGCTGCTATTCCTAGAAAAGAGGAATCTCCTCCAGCTAAAG TGCCTGAGGTGTCCAAGAAAGCTGTCCCAGAAGAAAAAGTGCAAATTGCTGTGCCTAAAAAACCAGAACCTATTGCTGTACCTAAAAAACCAGAACCCCTTGCTGTGCCTAAAAAACCGGAACTTCCACCAGCCAAAG TGCCTGAGGTGCCCAAGAAAGCTGCCCCAGAAGAGAAAAAAGTACCGGTTGCTGTGCCTAAAAAGCCAGAAGCTCCACCAGCTAAAG tgcctGAGGTACCAAAGAAAGTGGTCCCAGAAGAGAAAATACCAGTTGCTGTGCCTAAAAAACCAGAACCTCCGCCAGCTAAAG tgcctGAGGTGCCAAAGAAGGTTGTTATTGAAGAAAAAGTACCAGTTGAAGAGCCTGAGAAACCAGAACCTCCACCAGCTAAAG TGCCTGAGGTGCCCAAGAAAGTGGTCCCAGAAAAGAAAGTACCAGTTGACGTACCTAAAAAACCAGAACCTCCACCAGCTAAAG TGCCTGAGGTGCCCAAGAAAGCTGTCCCAGAAGAGAAAGTACCCGTTGCTGTACCAAAAATATCAGAACCTCCACCAGCTAGAG TACCTGAGATGCCTGAGACAACTGTCCCAGAAGAAGAAGTCCCTCTGGCTGTGCCTAAAAAAACAGAACTTCCACCAGCAAAAG TGCCTGAGGTGCCCAAGAAAGCTGTCCCAGAAGAGAAAATACCTATTGCTGTGCCTAAAAAACCAGAACCTCCCCCAGCTAAAG TACCTGAGGTGCCCAGGAAAACTGTCCCAGAAGAAAAAGTGCCTGTGCCTAAAAAAACAGAACCTACTCCTGTGCCTAAGAAACCAGAACCTCCACCAGCTAAAG TGCCTGAGGTCCCCAAGAAAACTGTCCCAGAAGAAAAAGTGCCTGTGCCTAAAAAAACAGAACCTACTGCTGTGCCTAAGAAACCAGAACCTCCACCAGCTAAAG TGCCTGAGGTGCCCAAGAAAACTGTCCCAGAAGAAAAAGTACCTGTGCCTAAAAAAACAGAACCTACTGCTGTGCCTAAGAAACCAGAACCTCTACCAGGAAAAG TGCCTGAAGTGCCCAAGAAAGCTGTCCCAGAAGAGAAAGTGCCTAAAAAACCAGAACTTGCACCTGCTAAAG TCCCTGAAGTCACCATGA
- the LOC123378551 gene encoding uncharacterized protein LOC123378551 isoform X2 — MRKFPQKKKFLLLFLEKRNLLQLKCLRCPRKLSQKKKCKLLCLKNQNLLLYLKNQNPLLCLKNRNFHQPKCLRCPRKLSQKRKYLLLYLKSQKLHQLKCLRCPRKLSQKRKYQLLKSQNLHQLKCLRCPRKSQRRKYPLLCLKNQKSHQPKCLRCPRKLPQKRKKYRLLCLKSQKLHQLKCLRYQRKWSQKRKYQLLCLKNQNLRQLKCLRCQRRLLLKKKYQLKSLRNQNLHQLKCLRCPRKWSQKRKYQLTYLKNQNLHQLKCLRCPRKLSQKRKYPLLYQKYQNLHQLEYLRCLRQLSQKKKSLWLCLKKQNFHQQKCLRCPRKLSQKRKYLLLCLKNQNLPQLKYLRCPGKLSQKKKCLCLKKQNLLLCLRNQNLHQLKCLRSPRKLSQKKKCLCLKKQNLLLCLRNQNLHQLKCLRCPRKLSQKKKYLCLKKQNLLLCLRNQNLYQEKSLKSP; from the exons ATGAGGAAATTCCCCCAGAAGAAAAAGTTTCTGCTGCTATTCCTAGAAAAGAGGAATCTCCTCCAGCTAAAG TGCCTGAGGTGTCCAAGAAAGCTGTCCCAGAAGAAAAAGTGCAAATTGCTGTGCCTAAAAAACCAGAACCTATTGCTGTACCTAAAAAACCAGAACCCCTTGCTGTGCCTAAAAAACCGGAACTTCCACCAGCCAAAG TGCCTGAGGTGCCCAAGAAAGCTGTCCCAGAAGAGAAAGTACCTGTTGCTGTACCTAAAAAGCCAGAAGCTCCACCAGCTAAAG TGCCTGAGGTGCCCAAGAAAGCTGTCCCAGAAGAGAAAATACCAGTTGCTAAAAAGCCAGAACCTCCACCAGCTAAAG TGCCTGAGGTGCCCAAGGAAGTCCCAGAGGAGAAAGTACCCATTGCTGTGCCTAAAAAACCAGAAGTCCCACCAGCCAAAG TGCCTGAGGTGCCCAAGAAAGCTGCCCCAGAAGAGAAAAAAGTACCGGTTGCTGTGCCTAAAAAGCCAGAAGCTCCACCAGCTAAAG tgcctGAGGTACCAAAGAAAGTGGTCCCAGAAGAGAAAATACCAGTTGCTGTGCCTAAAAAACCAGAACCTCCGCCAGCTAAAG tgcctGAGGTGCCAAAGAAGGTTGTTATTGAAGAAAAAGTACCAGTTGAAGAGCCTGAGAAACCAGAACCTCCACCAGCTAAAG TGCCTGAGGTGCCCAAGAAAGTGGTCCCAGAAAAGAAAGTACCAGTTGACGTACCTAAAAAACCAGAACCTCCACCAGCTAAAG TGCCTGAGGTGCCCAAGAAAGCTGTCCCAGAAGAGAAAGTACCCGTTGCTGTACCAAAAATATCAGAACCTCCACCAGCTAGAG TACCTGAGATGCCTGAGACAACTGTCCCAGAAGAAGAAGTCCCTCTGGCTGTGCCTAAAAAAACAGAACTTCCACCAGCAAAAG TGCCTGAGGTGCCCAAGAAAGCTGTCCCAGAAGAGAAAATACCTATTGCTGTGCCTAAAAAACCAGAACCTCCCCCAGCTAAAG TACCTGAGGTGCCCAGGAAAACTGTCCCAGAAGAAAAAGTGCCTGTGCCTAAAAAAACAGAACCTACTCCTGTGCCTAAGAAACCAGAACCTCCACCAGCTAAAG TGCCTGAGGTCCCCAAGAAAACTGTCCCAGAAGAAAAAGTGCCTGTGCCTAAAAAAACAGAACCTACTGCTGTGCCTAAGAAACCAGAACCTCCACCAGCTAAAG TGCCTGAGGTGCCCAAGAAAACTGTCCCAGAAGAAAAAGTACCTGTGCCTAAAAAAACAGAACCTACTGCTGTGCCTAAGAAACCAGAACCTCTACCAGGAAAAG TCCCTGAAGTCACCATGA
- the LOC123378551 gene encoding uncharacterized protein LOC123378551 isoform X4 gives MRKFPQKKKFLLLFLEKRNLLQLKCLRCPRKLSQKKKCKLLCLKNQNLLLYLKNQNPLLCLKNRNFHQPKCLRCPRKLSQKRKYLLLYLKSQKLHQLKCLRCPRKLPQKRKKYRLLCLKSQKLHQLKCLRYQRKWSQKRKYQLLCLKNQNLRQLKCLRCQRRLLLKKKYQLKSLRNQNLHQLKCLRCPRKWSQKRKYQLTYLKNQNLHQLKCLRCPRKLSQKRKYPLLYQKYQNLHQLEYLRCLRQLSQKKKSLWLCLKKQNFHQQKCLRCPRKLSQKRKYLLLCLKNQNLPQLKYLRCPGKLSQKKKCLCLKKQNLLLCLRNQNLHQLKCLRSPRKLSQKKKCLCLKKQNLLLCLRNQNLHQLKCLRCPRKLSQKKKYLCLKKQNLLLCLRNQNLYQEKCLKCPRKLSQKRKCLKNQNLHLLKSLKSP, from the exons ATGAGGAAATTCCCCCAGAAGAAAAAGTTTCTGCTGCTATTCCTAGAAAAGAGGAATCTCCTCCAGCTAAAG TGCCTGAGGTGTCCAAGAAAGCTGTCCCAGAAGAAAAAGTGCAAATTGCTGTGCCTAAAAAACCAGAACCTATTGCTGTACCTAAAAAACCAGAACCCCTTGCTGTGCCTAAAAAACCGGAACTTCCACCAGCCAAAG TGCCTGAGGTGCCCAAGAAAGCTGTCCCAGAAGAGAAAGTACCTGTTGCTGTACCTAAAAAGCCAGAAGCTCCACCAGCTAAAG TGCCTGAGGTGCCCAAGAAAGCTGCCCCAGAAGAGAAAAAAGTACCGGTTGCTGTGCCTAAAAAGCCAGAAGCTCCACCAGCTAAAG tgcctGAGGTACCAAAGAAAGTGGTCCCAGAAGAGAAAATACCAGTTGCTGTGCCTAAAAAACCAGAACCTCCGCCAGCTAAAG tgcctGAGGTGCCAAAGAAGGTTGTTATTGAAGAAAAAGTACCAGTTGAAGAGCCTGAGAAACCAGAACCTCCACCAGCTAAAG TGCCTGAGGTGCCCAAGAAAGTGGTCCCAGAAAAGAAAGTACCAGTTGACGTACCTAAAAAACCAGAACCTCCACCAGCTAAAG TGCCTGAGGTGCCCAAGAAAGCTGTCCCAGAAGAGAAAGTACCCGTTGCTGTACCAAAAATATCAGAACCTCCACCAGCTAGAG TACCTGAGATGCCTGAGACAACTGTCCCAGAAGAAGAAGTCCCTCTGGCTGTGCCTAAAAAAACAGAACTTCCACCAGCAAAAG TGCCTGAGGTGCCCAAGAAAGCTGTCCCAGAAGAGAAAATACCTATTGCTGTGCCTAAAAAACCAGAACCTCCCCCAGCTAAAG TACCTGAGGTGCCCAGGAAAACTGTCCCAGAAGAAAAAGTGCCTGTGCCTAAAAAAACAGAACCTACTCCTGTGCCTAAGAAACCAGAACCTCCACCAGCTAAAG TGCCTGAGGTCCCCAAGAAAACTGTCCCAGAAGAAAAAGTGCCTGTGCCTAAAAAAACAGAACCTACTGCTGTGCCTAAGAAACCAGAACCTCCACCAGCTAAAG TGCCTGAGGTGCCCAAGAAAACTGTCCCAGAAGAAAAAGTACCTGTGCCTAAAAAAACAGAACCTACTGCTGTGCCTAAGAAACCAGAACCTCTACCAGGAAAAG TGCCTGAAGTGCCCAAGAAAGCTGTCCCAGAAGAGAAAGTGCCTAAAAAACCAGAACTTGCACCTGCTAAAG TCCCTGAAGTCACCATGA
- the LOC123378551 gene encoding uncharacterized protein LOC123378551 isoform X7 yields MRKFPQKKKFLLLFLEKRNLLQLKCLRCPRKLSQKKKCKLLCLKNQNLLLYLKNQNPLLCLKNRNFHQPKCLRCPRKLSQKRKYLLLYLKSQKLHQLKCLRYQRKWSQKRKYQLLCLKNQNLRQLKCLRCQRRLLLKKKYQLKSLRNQNLHQLKCLRCPRKWSQKRKYQLTYLKNQNLHQLKCLRCPRKLSQKRKYPLLYQKYQNLHQLEYLRCLRQLSQKKKSLWLCLKKQNFHQQKCLRCPRKLSQKRKYLLLCLKNQNLPQLKYLRCPGKLSQKKKCLCLKKQNLLLCLRNQNLHQLKCLRSPRKLSQKKKCLCLKKQNLLLCLRNQNLHQLKCLRCPRKLSQKKKYLCLKKQNLLLCLRNQNLYQEKCLKCPRKLSQKRKCLKNQNLHLLKSLKSP; encoded by the exons ATGAGGAAATTCCCCCAGAAGAAAAAGTTTCTGCTGCTATTCCTAGAAAAGAGGAATCTCCTCCAGCTAAAG TGCCTGAGGTGTCCAAGAAAGCTGTCCCAGAAGAAAAAGTGCAAATTGCTGTGCCTAAAAAACCAGAACCTATTGCTGTACCTAAAAAACCAGAACCCCTTGCTGTGCCTAAAAAACCGGAACTTCCACCAGCCAAAG TGCCTGAGGTGCCCAAGAAAGCTGTCCCAGAAGAGAAAGTACCTGTTGCTGTACCTAAAAAGCCAGAAGCTCCACCAGCTAAAG tgcctGAGGTACCAAAGAAAGTGGTCCCAGAAGAGAAAATACCAGTTGCTGTGCCTAAAAAACCAGAACCTCCGCCAGCTAAAG tgcctGAGGTGCCAAAGAAGGTTGTTATTGAAGAAAAAGTACCAGTTGAAGAGCCTGAGAAACCAGAACCTCCACCAGCTAAAG TGCCTGAGGTGCCCAAGAAAGTGGTCCCAGAAAAGAAAGTACCAGTTGACGTACCTAAAAAACCAGAACCTCCACCAGCTAAAG TGCCTGAGGTGCCCAAGAAAGCTGTCCCAGAAGAGAAAGTACCCGTTGCTGTACCAAAAATATCAGAACCTCCACCAGCTAGAG TACCTGAGATGCCTGAGACAACTGTCCCAGAAGAAGAAGTCCCTCTGGCTGTGCCTAAAAAAACAGAACTTCCACCAGCAAAAG TGCCTGAGGTGCCCAAGAAAGCTGTCCCAGAAGAGAAAATACCTATTGCTGTGCCTAAAAAACCAGAACCTCCCCCAGCTAAAG TACCTGAGGTGCCCAGGAAAACTGTCCCAGAAGAAAAAGTGCCTGTGCCTAAAAAAACAGAACCTACTCCTGTGCCTAAGAAACCAGAACCTCCACCAGCTAAAG TGCCTGAGGTCCCCAAGAAAACTGTCCCAGAAGAAAAAGTGCCTGTGCCTAAAAAAACAGAACCTACTGCTGTGCCTAAGAAACCAGAACCTCCACCAGCTAAAG TGCCTGAGGTGCCCAAGAAAACTGTCCCAGAAGAAAAAGTACCTGTGCCTAAAAAAACAGAACCTACTGCTGTGCCTAAGAAACCAGAACCTCTACCAGGAAAAG TGCCTGAAGTGCCCAAGAAAGCTGTCCCAGAAGAGAAAGTGCCTAAAAAACCAGAACTTGCACCTGCTAAAG TCCCTGAAGTCACCATGA
- the LOC123378551 gene encoding uncharacterized protein LOC123378551 isoform X5, giving the protein MRKFPQKKKFLLLFLEKRNLLQLKCLRCPRKLSQKKKCKLLCLKNQNLLLYLKNQNPLLCLKNRNFHQPKCLRCPRKLSQKRKYLLLYLKSQKLHQLKCLRCPRKLSQKRKYQLLKSQNLHQLKCLRCPRKSQRRKYPLLCLKNQKSHQPKCLRCPRKLPQKRKKYRLLCLKSQKLHQLKCLRYQRKWSQKRKYQLLCLKNQNLRQLKCLRCQRRLLLKKKYQLKSLRNQNLHQLKCLRCPRKWSQKRKYQLTYLKNQNLHQLKCLRCPRKLSQKRKYLLLCLKNQNLPQLKYLRCPGKLSQKKKCLCLKKQNLLLCLRNQNLHQLKCLRSPRKLSQKKKCLCLKKQNLLLCLRNQNLHQLKCLRCPRKLSQKKKYLCLKKQNLLLCLRNQNLYQEKCLKCPRKLSQKRKCLKNQNLHLLKSLKSP; this is encoded by the exons ATGAGGAAATTCCCCCAGAAGAAAAAGTTTCTGCTGCTATTCCTAGAAAAGAGGAATCTCCTCCAGCTAAAG TGCCTGAGGTGTCCAAGAAAGCTGTCCCAGAAGAAAAAGTGCAAATTGCTGTGCCTAAAAAACCAGAACCTATTGCTGTACCTAAAAAACCAGAACCCCTTGCTGTGCCTAAAAAACCGGAACTTCCACCAGCCAAAG TGCCTGAGGTGCCCAAGAAAGCTGTCCCAGAAGAGAAAGTACCTGTTGCTGTACCTAAAAAGCCAGAAGCTCCACCAGCTAAAG TGCCTGAGGTGCCCAAGAAAGCTGTCCCAGAAGAGAAAATACCAGTTGCTAAAAAGCCAGAACCTCCACCAGCTAAAG TGCCTGAGGTGCCCAAGGAAGTCCCAGAGGAGAAAGTACCCATTGCTGTGCCTAAAAAACCAGAAGTCCCACCAGCCAAAG TGCCTGAGGTGCCCAAGAAAGCTGCCCCAGAAGAGAAAAAAGTACCGGTTGCTGTGCCTAAAAAGCCAGAAGCTCCACCAGCTAAAG tgcctGAGGTACCAAAGAAAGTGGTCCCAGAAGAGAAAATACCAGTTGCTGTGCCTAAAAAACCAGAACCTCCGCCAGCTAAAG tgcctGAGGTGCCAAAGAAGGTTGTTATTGAAGAAAAAGTACCAGTTGAAGAGCCTGAGAAACCAGAACCTCCACCAGCTAAAG TGCCTGAGGTGCCCAAGAAAGTGGTCCCAGAAAAGAAAGTACCAGTTGACGTACCTAAAAAACCAGAACCTCCACCAGCTAAAG TGCCTGAGGTGCCCAAGAAAGCTGTCCCAGAAGAGAAAATACCTATTGCTGTGCCTAAAAAACCAGAACCTCCCCCAGCTAAAG TACCTGAGGTGCCCAGGAAAACTGTCCCAGAAGAAAAAGTGCCTGTGCCTAAAAAAACAGAACCTACTCCTGTGCCTAAGAAACCAGAACCTCCACCAGCTAAAG TGCCTGAGGTCCCCAAGAAAACTGTCCCAGAAGAAAAAGTGCCTGTGCCTAAAAAAACAGAACCTACTGCTGTGCCTAAGAAACCAGAACCTCCACCAGCTAAAG TGCCTGAGGTGCCCAAGAAAACTGTCCCAGAAGAAAAAGTACCTGTGCCTAAAAAAACAGAACCTACTGCTGTGCCTAAGAAACCAGAACCTCTACCAGGAAAAG TGCCTGAAGTGCCCAAGAAAGCTGTCCCAGAAGAGAAAGTGCCTAAAAAACCAGAACTTGCACCTGCTAAAG TCCCTGAAGTCACCATGA